One part of the Nostoc sp. PCC 7120 = FACHB-418 genome encodes these proteins:
- the plsY gene encoding glycerol-3-phosphate 1-O-acyltransferase PlsY encodes MGFWLSLCGAVVLVAYLLGSFPTGYIAVKQLKGIDIREVGSGSTGATNVLRTLGKGPGAFVLGLDCLKGVLAIALVYYLFTFASNQNLIPTTVNIELWQPWLVTLAGIAAILGHSKSIFLGFTGGKSVATSLGILLAMNWQVGLATFGVFAVVVAISRIVSLSSIMGAIAVSIVMVFLQQPLPYILFGIAGGLYVILRHRSNIERLLAGTEPKIGQKLVTETEQSA; translated from the coding sequence ATGGGCTTTTGGTTGAGTTTATGCGGTGCAGTAGTGTTAGTGGCTTACCTGTTGGGTTCTTTTCCTACGGGGTATATTGCTGTCAAACAATTGAAGGGTATTGATATCCGTGAGGTAGGTTCGGGTTCCACGGGAGCAACTAATGTTTTGAGAACCTTGGGTAAAGGGCCTGGAGCATTTGTTTTAGGACTTGACTGCTTAAAAGGCGTATTGGCGATCGCTCTAGTTTACTATTTGTTCACCTTTGCCAGTAATCAAAATTTGATTCCTACAACAGTAAATATTGAACTTTGGCAACCTTGGTTAGTGACTCTAGCAGGTATCGCCGCCATCTTAGGACATAGTAAATCAATTTTCTTAGGCTTTACAGGTGGTAAATCTGTCGCTACCAGCTTAGGGATTTTATTAGCCATGAATTGGCAGGTAGGTTTGGCTACCTTTGGTGTCTTTGCTGTTGTGGTAGCAATATCAAGGATTGTATCACTCAGTTCCATCATGGGGGCGATCGCTGTCTCTATTGTGATGGTGTTTTTACAGCAACCCTTGCCCTACATTTTATTTGGTATTGCTGGTGGCTTGTATGTTATTTTGCGTCACCGGAGTAATATTGAGCGTTTGCTCGCAGGTACAGAACCAAAAATTGGGCAGAAACTAGTAACAGAAACAGAACAGAGTGCTTAA
- a CDS encoding GumC family protein, which translates to MTPPIVKSYIIAFEKYKWIGLASFALVVAGSTVVAIQPEPAPTYTASGTLTYSRPPVSFSTTGSEIQQQGQELNQEVLLSDQVIDNVSAKVKIPSRRIASSVAITPPRRNSRTGELESNVISLAYKDSDPKRAQEVLLELMQAMVKLSSDINTGRLKAIIGKINERIPQARSELQAAEKRLEQYDRIERPAILAAENGSLLGAVTGSQNQQRVIRQTITGIEAQIFSLQDKLGLDVGQSYVSSALSADPIIANLRSQIYQTESQIALLRKDLRPEHPNMIQLQRQKQASEELLQQRAAEVIGGGGTAAPLATNISGIRTQSSLDPARQQLANQMVALQTQKETLQQQLAQQIRDEIRLRQEYSQIPNKQLERSRLEQAVGLKKAVYDQMQAKLTDAQTAEAETVSSFSIAQVPVVGADAKPAKSVPLTLGVGGFLGLIVGGGVIFLLGSLEGTLRTREAIRDSLKQRDVAMLGEIPVLPVDDLPPEALPVILSLDSLYLEFYEKLRSNLRRIGGRNLKVVLVTSTSSQEGKTTSAYNLGIASARAGKRTLIIETDLRSPSRCSSLRVSSDEDATLEPLRYYGSLSECIRLVPEVENLYIIPSPGPVRQSAAILESSEMRRLMEDVRERYDLVILDTSPLSVSNDPLLIQPYSDGIVLVSRVNYTQDSMMAEAIDQLVEAELGLVGVIINGADITVSLPPSAEFSDSVPGEERTRDEESEISVGVSNN; encoded by the coding sequence ATGACCCCACCAATTGTTAAGAGCTATATTATTGCTTTTGAAAAATATAAATGGATTGGATTAGCCAGCTTTGCTTTAGTTGTAGCGGGGTCAACAGTGGTGGCTATCCAACCAGAACCAGCGCCTACGTATACAGCAAGCGGCACATTGACATATTCTCGACCCCCGGTATCATTTTCTACGACAGGTAGCGAAATTCAGCAACAAGGTCAGGAATTAAACCAGGAAGTGCTGCTATCAGATCAAGTAATTGATAATGTGTCGGCAAAGGTGAAAATTCCGTCAAGAAGGATTGCTTCCAGCGTAGCAATTACACCACCTAGAAGAAACTCACGCACCGGAGAATTAGAATCTAATGTTATTTCTCTGGCATATAAAGATAGTGATCCCAAGCGGGCGCAGGAAGTATTGCTGGAGCTGATGCAGGCAATGGTCAAGCTCAGTAGTGATATTAATACTGGGCGACTAAAAGCTATTATTGGCAAAATTAATGAACGCATACCACAAGCACGGTCTGAGCTACAAGCAGCTGAAAAAAGACTGGAACAGTACGATCGCATAGAACGACCTGCTATATTAGCCGCAGAAAATGGTAGTTTACTTGGTGCTGTTACTGGTAGCCAAAATCAGCAACGGGTGATTCGCCAAACTATTACGGGAATTGAGGCGCAGATTTTCAGTCTGCAAGATAAGTTGGGTTTAGATGTCGGTCAATCTTATGTTTCTTCTGCGTTGAGTGCCGACCCAATTATCGCCAACTTGCGATCGCAAATTTATCAGACAGAATCACAAATCGCTTTACTGCGTAAAGATTTACGCCCAGAACACCCGAATATGATTCAGTTGCAGCGTCAAAAACAAGCATCTGAAGAATTACTCCAACAAAGGGCGGCGGAAGTAATTGGCGGTGGTGGTACAGCAGCACCCTTAGCAACAAATATTAGTGGTATCCGCACCCAAAGTAGTCTAGATCCAGCCCGACAGCAGCTAGCTAACCAGATGGTAGCTTTGCAAACGCAAAAAGAAACCCTACAACAACAATTAGCCCAGCAAATACGAGATGAAATTCGATTGCGGCAAGAATATTCCCAAATACCCAATAAACAATTAGAGCGATCGCGCTTGGAACAAGCAGTAGGACTGAAGAAAGCAGTTTATGATCAAATGCAAGCCAAGCTAACTGATGCTCAAACAGCAGAAGCAGAGACGGTGAGCAGCTTTAGCATTGCTCAGGTTCCTGTGGTGGGGGCTGATGCCAAACCAGCCAAAAGTGTCCCTTTAACCTTGGGTGTAGGTGGTTTCTTAGGATTGATAGTTGGTGGTGGGGTGATTTTCTTACTAGGTTCCTTAGAAGGGACACTCCGCACCAGAGAAGCTATCAGAGATAGCCTCAAACAACGGGATGTGGCAATGTTGGGAGAAATACCTGTATTGCCAGTGGATGACTTACCGCCAGAAGCCCTACCTGTGATCCTGTCCCTCGATTCTTTGTATTTAGAGTTTTACGAGAAATTACGCAGTAACTTAAGGCGGATTGGTGGCAGAAACTTAAAAGTGGTTTTGGTGACTAGTACTAGTAGCCAGGAAGGTAAAACAACCAGCGCCTATAACCTGGGTATAGCCTCCGCCCGCGCTGGCAAAAGAACCTTGATCATCGAAACAGATTTGAGATCGCCTTCACGTTGTTCCTCTTTGAGGGTTTCTTCTGACGAGGATGCCACACTTGAACCCCTGCGTTATTATGGCAGCTTAAGCGAATGTATCCGCTTAGTCCCTGAAGTCGAAAATTTATACATCATACCCAGTCCTGGGCCTGTGCGTCAATCTGCTGCTATTTTAGAATCCAGCGAAATGCGGCGGCTGATGGAAGATGTGAGAGAACGTTATGACTTAGTTATTTTAGATACTAGCCCATTAAGTGTATCTAACGATCCCTTGTTAATTCAACCCTACAGTGATGGCATAGTACTCGTATCACGAGTTAACTACACCCAGGACAGCATGATGGCTGAAGCTATTGATCAACTAGTGGAAGCAGAACTAGGACTAGTGGGAGTTATTATCAACGGGGCTGATATTACTGTTTCTTTACCACCCTCGGCTGAATTCTCCGATTCAGTACCTGGGGAAGAACGGACAAGAGATGAAGAATCAGAAATTTCCGTTGGTGTCAGCAATAACTAG